Proteins encoded by one window of bacterium:
- a CDS encoding bleomycin resistance family protein has translation MASSFGSANPIFPVKDLAASLAYYTEKLGFEHDWGERGIASASRGDCRILLTEWVQGQPGSWVWIGVDDAGALHEELVARGAKIRFPPTNYRWAFEVHVEDLDGNVLRLASEPREGVPYGGFLDAAGTLWPADIANA, from the coding sequence ATGGCCAGCTCGTTCGGCTCCGCCAACCCGATCTTTCCGGTGAAGGACCTCGCGGCGAGCCTCGCGTACTACACGGAGAAGCTCGGCTTCGAGCACGATTGGGGCGAGCGCGGGATCGCCTCGGCCTCGCGCGGCGACTGCAGGATCCTCCTGACCGAGTGGGTGCAGGGGCAGCCCGGGAGCTGGGTGTGGATCGGCGTCGACGACGCGGGCGCGCTCCACGAGGAGCTCGTCGCGCGGGGCGCGAAGATCCGCTTCCCGCCGACGAACTACCGGTGGGCGTTCGAGGTGCACGTCGAGGACCTGGACGGCAACGTGCTCCGCCTCGCCTCGGAGCCCAGGGAGGGTGTGCCCTACGGCGGCTTCCTCGACGCCGCCGGCACGCTCTGGCCGGCGGACATCGCGAACGCGTGA